The genomic segment GAGCGCTCTTTTTCCCCACGAGAAAGAAGGAATTCGCAAGTTTTACGACGAGTGCTGGCGGGTATTTAATTGTCTCAATGCCATGGAGTTGCTCTCCTTGGAAGAACCGAGATATTTAATGCGGGTCTTTTTTCAACATCCCCTCGCTTGTTTGGGTTTGGTGAAGTATTTACCGCAAAATGTGGGAGACATTGCTCGCCGTTATATTAAAGATCCGACTCTACTCAAGTTTATCGATATTGAATGCTATTGTTGGTCGGTGGTTCCTGCCGAACTGACGCCGATGATTAATGCCGGAATGGTGTTTTCCGACCGTCATTATGGCGGCATTAATTATCCGAAAGGAGGCGTCGGACAAATTGCGCAAAAGTTGGTGGAAGGACTGGAGAAGAAAGGCAGTACGATTCTGTATAAGTCGCGAGTGAAACGAATTCTGGTTGAGAATAACCGAGCCGTTGGGGTGGAATTGGTCAATAATACTCGTTACTATGGCGATCGCATTGTTTCTAATGCCACGCGCTGGAATACGTTCCAATCTTTGTTGCCCGAGGAGATGTTACCGGCCTCGGAAGAGCGCTGGCAAAAACGCTATCAAAAATCCCCCAGCTTCGTCAGTTTGCATTTAGGTGTCGATGCTTCCGTATTGCCGGAAGGAACAGAATGCCATCACATTCTTCTGGAAAATTGGGAGAAAATGGAAGAGTCTCACGGGACGATTTTTGTTTCGATTCCAACTCTGCTCGATCCGGATTTAGCCCCTTCCGGCCATCACATTATTCATACCTTTACTCCCAGTTGGATTAACGAGTGGAAAGGGTTAAGCTATTCCGACTATAACGCGAAGAAAGAGGAAGTTGCCGACCGAATAATTAATCGCCTGGAAGCTATTTTTCCCGGCTTGAATGCGGGGTTGGATTATCAAGAAGTGGGAACGCCGCGCACCCATCGTCGCTTCCTCAACCGCCAAGATGGAACCTACGGCCCCATTCCCCAGCGCAAGTTATTGGGATTACTTGGAATGCCGTTTAATCGAACTGCAATTCCCGGATTATATTGCGTTGGCGACAGCACGTTTCCCGGACAAGGATTAAATGCGGTGGCGTTTTCCGGGTTTGCTTGCGCTCATCGGATTGCGGTGGATTTGGGATTGTAGGTAGGCTAAAATTGAGTGAAAACCATTCAGTCGAGATGCGATCCTATAATTGTAACTTATCGCCGAACCGCAGGTGGCGTAAACCTGATTTCAATGCGCCGCCTGTTGGGATTATCCAGACCATTAGTTGGCGAAAAGTTGCCGGATACGCCGTATAATTGGGCGGCAGAATAGGCCTTAAATTGTAATCCTAGCGATCGCAAACGCCGATTTTGTTCTAATGCTTTCACTACGGCAACGGCGCGCATTAACCCCAGATCTGCATTGGAGCCGGGATTTAAACGAGATATAGAGGTTTGTCCGCTAATCACATTTTCTAATGTCCCATCCAAGTTACTAATACTTCCCGTATTTTCCTGTCCGTCTGTATGGCCGATGACTTCCACTATATAGCCTTGATAATTTTCGGCAAACCCTTCAATTTGTTTGACTAAATCCTCGCGAATATAGCGTTGAAAATCTGGCGCGAGTTCTGCACTTCCAGAGGGGAAACTGCGAGATTGAGATTCTTGCAAAACAATGATTGGAGGGGACTTTAAACGTTCGACTTCTCCTTGCAGGTTTTGCACCACATTTTCTCGCCGTTGCAGCTCGTCTTGTAAGTTGGCGACTTGTCCTTCTAGTCCTTGTACGGCGCTGGTTTGGTAATCGAGTTGCAGTTGCAAACTGGCGAGCTGGGATTCTAATTCTTGCGATCGCGTTTCATTTGCTTCCGATACAGATTTGAGGAATACGGATTTAATCAGTGCTAATAACAGAAATAAGGTTAAGATCATGAAGGCATTGGACATCAAATCCGTAAATGCTGTCCAGATTTTCAGGTCTTCTTCTGAGGAAATAGCGCGGGAACGACGACGAGACATGGTCAATTAATAATGAATAATAAACAATTAGTTTGAGGTTGAGAACCTAGATTGGTGCTGGAAGTTATGGTATCGAATTGTTTTGAGGAGATAGGCGATCGCCAATTTTTTCCATACTGTGTTGCATGGTACGAGTGACTCCATTCAACGCGACAGCAACTTCTTTTAATTCAGTTTGCAAATTGTCTAAGTCTTCGGCTTTCGCAATACTGCGTCGTTGCAATTTATCGATCGCATTTACTGCCATTTTTAAGCCTTGACTGCCCGATTGTAATTGCGAGATGAACTCCTGCAAAGACTCTTGGCTTTTCTGTTGACCTTGAATGACTTGCAACGAACTCGTCTGACTTTGACTTAATTGGTCGCCAAACTTAACCATGCGTTTGCTATAACTTTGCAATTCTAATGCAGCAATTTCAATGGTTTGTACCGATGTAGTTAAGCTCTGAATCGATTGCTCGAAGCTTCGCTGTAGGTGTCCTAAGCTTGCCGTTGCCGAAGATAAGCTTTGTGGAAATGGACTATTATCGAGCTGTTGCGCTACCGCCAAAAAGCGATCGGCTGATTGTTTAAACTCGGTCGTGCTTTCGCTAATGGTTAATGTGGCTTCCGTTAACCGACTATATACTTTTTCGGCAAGTTCGGCAGCGCGCTTATTTTCATACGCCAGTTCTTGCACTTTTTCCTTGAGCGCGAGTTCTACAGACACGCTCACCATCTGTCCGAACCGATTCAAGAAACCTTCAAAGGACGCATTCATACCTTGAATAACTCGGTCGAATCGAGTGGTATTTTCCAAGGTTTGCAGATAAACATTATCGAGATAGTCTTCCAGGGTGTTGACCAATTTACTTTTTGCGATCGCCGTGTTAAACATTCCATTAAAAACTGTCAAAACCGCACTAAAGAAAATCGAAATTAAGCTACTGACAAAGGCAATTCCCATTCCTTGCAATGGTTGTTGGAGAGCGGCGAGTAAACCGTTAATATCAACGGCGGTGGTATTGCCAATCGTATTGCTCAGAGAGGTTAAGTTAATCGTAATTCCAATAAATGTGCCTAACAGACCGAAAGATAACAATAAATTAGGTAAAATTTTACCGATATATTCAATTTGCTCGCAGGAGAGAAAGACGACTTTCTCTTGACTGTAAATATGGTCGATTAATGCTCCTGTATTTACATGTTCCAGTCGCGCAATTGCTTCTCCATATCGTTGTTCGAGATATTCGACAATACGAGGTTTGCGATCGACGGCTTGCCAATGAATCAACCGCCGCACTTTATGGGTGAGAAGGGTAAGATGCCAATGCAAAGCCATTCGCAAAATTATGGCCATCATCGAAGGCACGATAACCAATATTGTGGTAAAGGCAATTAGGTAGATAGGTACGGGAGGCATAGATTTGGAAGAAGCCAGTATAAAGTAGAGTCGATCGCTGCTGCAAATTAGTTCCCACGTTTCTGGGTTATGCCATTATGGTAACCGGCAAGCTGACAGCAGCGTTTAAGAAAAGCTGAATAAAAATATCGAGTCTTATGCCCGGTTAACCCTTACAATTGGAAAGGACGGTGTCCAATAATCCGGGAAATAGCCGGTCTAAATCGTCTCGTCGCAATGAGTTCAGGTGTTGCGTCCCTGATTTTTCTGAATAAATGACTCCAGACTCGCGCAAAATTTTGAAGTGATGGGAAATGGTAGATTTGGCTAAACTACAATTGAAGGCGCTGCACGGTTGTTCTCCTCCTTTTGCCAACAGTTGCAAGATCTCCAGGCGCACCGGATCTCCAAGAGCGTAGAGAACTCCAGCTAAGGTAATGCGATCGCAACTGGGATGATAAAGAGGTTTCATATCTTGCATTATGACATATTCTTGCGCTATAGTTCAATTGTTCGATAAAGTTGAACAATTGAACTAGGAGATTGAATGATGTCCGTTTCCACCACCGCCGCACCGACTGACGCATCTCTATCCGTACTTTTTGAACCGTTAAGCCTGGGTGCTATTACGATTCCCAACCGGATTATCATGGCTCCTCTGACGCGAGGACGCGCCGGAGAATCCCGCATTCCCAATGAATTAATGGTCGAGTATTATACTCAACGCGCCAGTGCCGGATTAATTATTACGGAGGCCACGCAAATTTCCGAGCAAGGAGCTGGGTGGGAGCAAAGTCCCGGTATTCATACAGCCGAGCAGGTAGCAGGCTGGAAAAAAATTACCGAAGCTGTCCGTGCTCGGGGAGGGAAAATTGTCCTGCAATTCTGGCATACGGGACGAGCTTCCCACCCCGATTTCCAGCCCGGAGGCGCTCTCCCGGTTGCTCCGTCCGCGATCGCGCCGAAAGGAGAAGTGCATACCCCGTTTGGTAAAAAGCCTTACGTGACTCCTCATGCTCTTACTGTAGAAGAAATTCAGGATGTAATCGAACAATATGCGATCGCCGCGCGCAATGCCAAAGAAGCTGGATTCGATGGGGTGGAAGTTCATGGTGCGAATGGCTACCTTCTCGATCAATTTCTCCGAGATTGCTCCAACCAGCGGGACGATGAATATGGAGGTAGCATCGAAAACCGAGTGCGGTTGCTGCTGGAAGTCACCGAAGTTGTCGTGAAAGAATGGGGAAGCGATCGCGTGGGCGTGCGCCTTTCGCCCTATAATCCCTTTAACGACATGAGCGACAGCAACCCCATTGCCCTCTTTACCCATACCGCTGCGGCACTCAAACCGTTCAATCTTGCCTATTTGCACATTATGGAACCCTTACCCGGCCATTTCTTTGGCGTTGATGGAGTCGAGCGCGCTGCTCCCTACATGCAAAAAGAATTCCAGGGGCCGATTATTCTCAATGGCGGTTATGATGCTCAAAAGGGTGCGGCTGCGATTAATAATAAGGAAGGAGATGCTGTTGCCTACGGTATTCCCTTTATCTCCAATCCCGATCTCGTCGAGCGCTTCCACCAAGGCGCGCCCCTCAACGAAGCCGATATGTCCACATTTTACACCCATGATGCCAAAGGTTACACTGATTATCCGGCATTAAGTTAACGTCCGTTTTGGTTAATAGGCTATAGTTCCCTGTTCCCTTTTTTTCGCGTTTTTTTATTCAAAACTGAGGTTAAGTATAGCCTATGCTTGTAGAGGCGAGCTGTTGTTCGCCCCTACAGATTGGTCAACACGCCAGCAAAGCATCGCAAATTAATCAATCATTCTCGTCTCCCCATCCGGAGATTACGCTTTAATCCCTCTCGCTTGCTTCACCATATCCACCAGAGTATGATGAGCATCCTCAGCATTCGCCAGTTCATGGTCAAATACGACACGCACGGGAACCGCCGCACCATCTACTTGCGCCGTCAGATCCATTCCCAAAGCATCAATTTTATCCATCGTCGCCGCCGTGGCAGCGGGAGTATTGCCAAACGTGCGGGCGTATAATGCGATCGCATCTTGGTGGTCTTCGTTCATATGCTTGCAAATGCGATCGCTAATTTCTGGAGTAAATGCGTCAGACATATTTCAATCAATTGCTACGAGTGCTAATGACAATATTGTAGATTATATTGTGCTGAATTTGACAGATTCTTGTGGTGGGCATTACCGGCTTGCGAGCGGCTGTCTGCAAGACGGGTGTCTACATTTTATATAAACTCAATTTTTCCATAAATTTCTTCTGAATCTAAATACTCCCAAATCAGAATCAGACTGCGAACGATCTCGCCGATAGAACGGTTATTTTGCTGACAGTAAACAATTCCTGCATGATTTCTTCCTGCGTTATCGAGGCGCAAAAAATCTGCATCCTGAGTGAAAATAACTCGCCGTTGCTCGAGGGCAAATTCTATATGCTCTTCATCCGAGCCACCCATCAGTTCGGCTTGGAATGAAGTGGTTACATCAATCCCGCGCCGCCGCAAACCTTCAGCTACAGCATTGCTAACATTTTCATCCAAATGAAACCTAATTTCCCGAGCCATGGCGATTTTTCAACTTTCCTTTGAGGAGTGAGGGGGTCTGCTCTCGCAGTTGGCGAACCCAAACTTCATCGGAACGAATGTCTTGTCTAATTTCTTCGCGATGGTCGTGATAATAGGTTAACGCTGCATAAACATCCGCTAATTCGATCGACGGGTAATGATAAACAATTTCATCTGGACTCATACCCATGTCCTCATGCCAGATAACAATATCTTGAACTTTGATTCGGTGTCCGGAAATGTGAGGTTTTCCACCACACATCCCAGGCAAAATCTGGATATGTTCCGAAATTACAGCTACCATAATTTGCTACTTAGTCCTGGAAAATCCCTAACATTTATTATAACAGATAGAAACCGATCGCCCGATTTTTCTTAACTCCACTGCGGCCAACTCTTTATGGGATCGGTGGATTGCACTCGGTGCATTCCGGCTTCGGCAAATCGGGAAAAGGCGGCATTTGCGCGATCGCTAAAATCAATGACACCGGGAACCACAACTGGCGAGGTACAATCTTCCAACAGATAAACTTTTTTGGCTAATTGCGGATCGATCGCCAAAATTTCATCGAGTAAGTCCGACACCGTCCATGCCACGCAATGACTTTTGGCTTGACCGGCAATAATCAGGCGATCGAAATCTAGTAATTTCTGTAAAAATTCCATATTTTTATTCGCAATAACTTCGCCATTTTCTCGCCGTAAAACTTCGGCGCGCAAGACTGAATAGTTCTCCGTTAAAGGATGGTTTCCTTTCAGTTCAAATAAGGTTTGTTGCGATCGCGCGATCGCGTGAAAAAAACAGGCTTCTTCAACAGCAGAAACCAACGCATGACCGATGCCGCCTAACATGGAATGATACGGCCAAATCGTCAGCGGATATTTA from the Roseofilum casamattae BLCC-M143 genome contains:
- a CDS encoding DUF2470 domain-containing protein; protein product: MSDAFTPEISDRICKHMNEDHQDAIALYARTFGNTPAATAATMDKIDALGMDLTAQVDGAAVPVRVVFDHELANAEDAHHTLVDMVKQARGIKA
- the crtH gene encoding carotenoid isomerase, which translates into the protein MSVESSSHFDAIVIGSGIGGLVTATQLAAKGARVLVLESYLIPGGSAGYFERNGYRFDVGASMIFGFGDRGTTNLLTRALEAVDTSIETIPDPVQIHYHLPEDLELKVHREYEDFVGELSALFPHEKEGIRKFYDECWRVFNCLNAMELLSLEEPRYLMRVFFQHPLACLGLVKYLPQNVGDIARRYIKDPTLLKFIDIECYCWSVVPAELTPMINAGMVFSDRHYGGINYPKGGVGQIAQKLVEGLEKKGSTILYKSRVKRILVENNRAVGVELVNNTRYYGDRIVSNATRWNTFQSLLPEEMLPASEERWQKRYQKSPSFVSLHLGVDASVLPEGTECHHILLENWEKMEESHGTIFVSIPTLLDPDLAPSGHHIIHTFTPSWINEWKGLSYSDYNAKKEEVADRIINRLEAIFPGLNAGLDYQEVGTPRTHRRFLNRQDGTYGPIPQRKLLGLLGMPFNRTAIPGLYCVGDSTFPGQGLNAVAFSGFACAHRIAVDLGL
- a CDS encoding alkene reductase, encoding MMSVSTTAAPTDASLSVLFEPLSLGAITIPNRIIMAPLTRGRAGESRIPNELMVEYYTQRASAGLIITEATQISEQGAGWEQSPGIHTAEQVAGWKKITEAVRARGGKIVLQFWHTGRASHPDFQPGGALPVAPSAIAPKGEVHTPFGKKPYVTPHALTVEEIQDVIEQYAIAARNAKEAGFDGVEVHGANGYLLDQFLRDCSNQRDDEYGGSIENRVRLLLEVTEVVVKEWGSDRVGVRLSPYNPFNDMSDSNPIALFTHTAAALKPFNLAYLHIMEPLPGHFFGVDGVERAAPYMQKEFQGPIILNGGYDAQKGAAAINNKEGDAVAYGIPFISNPDLVERFHQGAPLNEADMSTFYTHDAKGYTDYPALS
- a CDS encoding DUF433 domain-containing protein; translation: MVAVISEHIQILPGMCGGKPHISGHRIKVQDIVIWHEDMGMSPDEIVYHYPSIELADVYAALTYYHDHREEIRQDIRSDEVWVRQLREQTPSLLKGKLKNRHGSGN
- a CDS encoding ArsR/SmtB family transcription factor, with translation MKPLYHPSCDRITLAGVLYALGDPVRLEILQLLAKGGEQPCSAFNCSLAKSTISHHFKILRESGVIYSEKSGTQHLNSLRRDDLDRLFPGLLDTVLSNCKG
- a CDS encoding DUF5615 family PIN-like protein; translation: MAREIRFHLDENVSNAVAEGLRRRGIDVTTSFQAELMGGSDEEHIEFALEQRRVIFTQDADFLRLDNAGRNHAGIVYCQQNNRSIGEIVRSLILIWEYLDSEEIYGKIEFI